The Streptomyces sp. cg36 genomic interval GGTAACGGAGGCCACGGCTGCGCCTCCGTGCACCGGGAGAAGTTCAAGCCGCTCGGCGGCCCCGACGGCGGCAACGGCGGCCGGGGCGGCGACGTCATCCTGGTCGTCGACCAGTCGGTGACCACGCTCCTCGACTACCACCACAGCCCGCACCGCAAGGCCACCAACGGTGCGCCCGGCGCCGGTGACAACCGCTCCGGCAAGGACGGCCAGGACCTGGTCCTGCCCGTCCCGGACGGCACCGTCGTCCTCGACAAGGACGGCAACGTGCTCGCCGACCTCGTCGGCCAGGGCACCACCTTCGTCGCCGGCCAGGGCGGTCGCGGCGGCCTCGGCAACGCGGCGCTGGCCTCCGCCCGCCGCAAGGCCCCCGGCTTCGCGCTGCTCGGCGAGCCCGGCGAGGCCCGTGACGTGGTCATGGAGCTGAAGACCGTCGCCGACGTGGCCCTGGTGGGCTACCCCAGCGCCGGCAAGTCCTCGCTGATCTCGGTGCTCTCCGCCGCCAAGCCGAAGATCGCGGACTACCCGTTCACCACCCTGGTCCCCAACCTCGGCGTGGTCACCGCGGGCTCCACCGTCTACACCATCGCCGACGTCCCCGGCCTCATCCCCGGCGCCAGCCAGGGCAAGGGCCTGGGCCTGGAGTTCCTGCGCCACGTCGAGCGCTGCTCGGTGCTGGTGCACGTGCTGGACACCGCGACGCTGGAGTCCGAGCGCGACCCGGTCTCCGACCTCGACGTCATCGAGGACGAGCTGAAGCAGTACGGCGGCCTGGAGGACCGGCCCCGCGTCGTCGTCCTCAACAAGATCGACATCCCGGACGGCCAGGACCTCGCCGACATGATCCGCGGCGACCTGGAGGAGCGCGGCTACCGCGTCTTCGAGGTCTCCGCCGTCGCCCGCACCGGGCTGAAGGAGCTCTCCTTCGCGCTCGCCGGGATCGTCGCCGAGGCGCGCGCCGCCAAGCCCGTCGAGGAGGCCACCCGGATCGTGATCCGCCCCAAGGCGGTCGACGACGCGGGCTTCACCGTCACCTACGACGAGGCCGGCGAGGTCTACCGGGTGCGCGGCGAGAAGCCGGAGCGCTGGATCCGCCAGACCGACTTCAACAACGACGAGGCCGTCGGCTACCTCGCCGACCGCCTCAACCGCCTCGGCGTCGAGGACCAGCTGATGAAGGCGGGCGCCCGCGCGGGCGACGCCGTCGCCATCGGCCCCGAGGAGAACGCGGTCGTCTTCGACTGGGAGCCCACGATGATGGCGGGCGCGGAGATGCTCGGCCGCCGCGGCGAGGACCACCGTCTCGAAGCCCCGCGCCCGGCCGCCCAGCGCCGCCGCGACCGCGAGGCGGAGCGGGACGAGGCCCAGCAGGAGTTCGACGAGTTCAAGCCGTTCTGACGGGCTGAGCCTTCGTCCGCGGGCCGTCCGCGGCTCGTCGCGCGGTTCCCCGCGCCCCTGAATGCCCAGGGGCGCGGGGAACCGCGCGCTCGGCCCCCACCGGCCCGCAGCCGATTCCGCACCCGGGAAAACCCGGCATCGGGGGCCGCGGGCCGCAGCGGCATACTGGACACGTTCAGCAAACGTACGATGTCCACCGAACGTCAAGGAGTAGCCCCCCGTGCGTAATCCCGAGGCACCGAGACTGCTGGGGGTCTACCGGCGGGCCGTGCCCGAGAGCGTCCGCAAGGCGATCGTGGCGCAGGTCGACGCCGACATGCGCCGCCGCGTCAAGATGCGCATCGCCGGCGGCGCCGCCGTCGCCGAGAAGATGCGCGCCGCCCGCGTCACCAAGCGCTACCAGACCCTCGCCTCCGGCGCCGACCGCGCGGTCGTGCACGTCGGCAAGGACCCCAAGGTCGCCCTGGTCCAGCCCGGAGTCACCCCGCTGACGGCCCGCCGCGCCAACCTCGACGCCGTGCTGCGGGCCCTGCACGCGGCCGGTCTCGACCACTTCTGCGTCCGGGGCCGCTCGGAGACCGCCGCCGCCGTCGCCGTCCGCGAGGACGACCGCACGGCCGTGCTGAAGGTCCTCGAAGCGCTCTGCGGCGACCAGCCCGGCTACGTCACCCACGTCAAGGGCAACAACCCGGTCCCCGAGACCTCCCTGCCCGGCTACGAGGACGCCACCTGGCGCCGGTTCAAGACCGCCGGGACCGTCCGCGTCACCTGGTACCGCACGGACGACACCCACCGCCTCGTCCTCGGCAACCGCTACGGCTGCGACATCGAGTTCTGGCACGAGGAGGAGGGCCGGCTGGTGCCGCCGCGGGTCGGCAAGCTCACCGAGGACCTCGCCCTCCAGGGCCCCACCACCCGGATCTCCGAGGCGTACTTCACCCACCTCGCCCCGCGCGAGGCCCCCGACGCCGCCCAGGTGCCCACCCGCGCCGAGTTCGCCATCCACCCCACCGACGAGATCACCTTCCCGATCGACGTCGTCTACACCTGGGTGAACGGCGCGGACCCGGCCTGGCTGCGCCGCCGCGCCCGGTTCGCGGGCGAGACCTACCACGCCGAGGCCGCCAACGCCGCGCGCTATCTGAGCCGCGACGAGCTGCGCTACTCGCTGCGCTCGCTGCACATGTACGCGCCGTGGGTGCGCAACATCTACCTCGTCACCGACGACCAGACCCCGGAGTGGCTGGACACCACGCAGCCCGGCATCAAGGTCGTCAGCCACAAGGAGATCTTCCGCGACCCGGGTCTGCTGCCCACCTTCAACTCGCACGCCATCGAGAGCCAGCTCCACCACATCGAGGGCCTTGCCGAGCACTTCCTGTACTTCAACGACGACGTGATGCTCGGCAACGAGGTCACCCCGCAGGACTTCTTCCTCTCCAGCGGCCTCACCAAGTTCTTCCCGTCGCCCGCCCTCGTACCGCTGGGCGCGCGCACCCCCGAGGACCCGCCGGTGGCCGCCGCGGGCAAGAACAACCGGCGGCTGATCGAGGAGCGGTACGGGGCGGTGGTCGTGCAGAAGATGAAGCACATGCCGCACCCGCTGCGGCGCAGCCTGCTCACCGAGATCGAGACGGAGTTCGAGCCGGAGTACCGCTACACCGAGGCGAGCCGGTTCCGCTCGGAGGACGACATCTCCATCTCGTCGTCGCTGCACCACTACTACGCGTACCACACGCAGCGCGCGGTGCCCTCCGAACTCCCGTACACCTACCTCGACTTGACGCATCCCTGGACCGAGACGCGGCTCGGGCGCCTGCTCGCCAACCGGGACAAGACGGTGTTCTGCGTCAACGACACGGTCTCCACCGAGCAGGACGTGCACGAGCAGAAGGATCT includes:
- the obgE gene encoding GTPase ObgE, coding for MTTFVDRVELHVAAGNGGHGCASVHREKFKPLGGPDGGNGGRGGDVILVVDQSVTTLLDYHHSPHRKATNGAPGAGDNRSGKDGQDLVLPVPDGTVVLDKDGNVLADLVGQGTTFVAGQGGRGGLGNAALASARRKAPGFALLGEPGEARDVVMELKTVADVALVGYPSAGKSSLISVLSAAKPKIADYPFTTLVPNLGVVTAGSTVYTIADVPGLIPGASQGKGLGLEFLRHVERCSVLVHVLDTATLESERDPVSDLDVIEDELKQYGGLEDRPRVVVLNKIDIPDGQDLADMIRGDLEERGYRVFEVSAVARTGLKELSFALAGIVAEARAAKPVEEATRIVIRPKAVDDAGFTVTYDEAGEVYRVRGEKPERWIRQTDFNNDEAVGYLADRLNRLGVEDQLMKAGARAGDAVAIGPEENAVVFDWEPTMMAGAEMLGRRGEDHRLEAPRPAAQRRRDREAERDEAQQEFDEFKPF
- a CDS encoding stealth family protein encodes the protein MRNPEAPRLLGVYRRAVPESVRKAIVAQVDADMRRRVKMRIAGGAAVAEKMRAARVTKRYQTLASGADRAVVHVGKDPKVALVQPGVTPLTARRANLDAVLRALHAAGLDHFCVRGRSETAAAVAVREDDRTAVLKVLEALCGDQPGYVTHVKGNNPVPETSLPGYEDATWRRFKTAGTVRVTWYRTDDTHRLVLGNRYGCDIEFWHEEEGRLVPPRVGKLTEDLALQGPTTRISEAYFTHLAPREAPDAAQVPTRAEFAIHPTDEITFPIDVVYTWVNGADPAWLRRRARFAGETYHAEAANAARYLSRDELRYSLRSLHMYAPWVRNIYLVTDDQTPEWLDTTQPGIKVVSHKEIFRDPGLLPTFNSHAIESQLHHIEGLAEHFLYFNDDVMLGNEVTPQDFFLSSGLTKFFPSPALVPLGARTPEDPPVAAAGKNNRRLIEERYGAVVVQKMKHMPHPLRRSLLTEIETEFEPEYRYTEASRFRSEDDISISSSLHHYYAYHTQRAVPSELPYTYLDLTHPWTETRLGRLLANRDKTVFCVNDTVSTEQDVHEQKDLITPFLDAYFPVRSPYEK